One segment of Primulina tabacum isolate GXHZ01 chromosome 6, ASM2559414v2, whole genome shotgun sequence DNA contains the following:
- the LOC142550117 gene encoding uncharacterized protein LOC142550117, whose product MWLIKMISGDSTGGDSNRARKSRSRRDCMDVEGARKNEAVISFGPEDLKGVNLPQNDALVIQAWVANYDILRVFVDSGSSVNVIFKDAFMQMDSQGYHLEAIETALFGFANHVVYPEGEIVLPLTLGSPDLKKTVMTSFNVVDSPSSYNIILGRPAMNELKAVASTYNQKIKFLVGARIRADPSKTRREGKNVRVDEVGGRVLVKGEQELIGISPLISEHQLNILPGSHPVKQKKRHFGPEKDKVIDEQSTGKWRMCVDFRDLNKACPKDHYPLPRIDQLVDSTSGFELLSFMDAYQGYHQIPLAKSDQDKTSFITSGGTFCYVVMLFGLKNAGDTYQRLMNRVFEKATGLECGVLREAQQFGWDEKCEHAFQDLKIHLAELPVLVKPEPGEKLFVYLSTTEYAVSSVMIKEEGSDQKPVYYVSHALRVPELQVQ is encoded by the exons ATGTGGttgattaaaatgatatcagGAGACTCCACTGGTGGAGACTCCAACCGGGCGAGGAAGTCAAGAAGTAGGAGGGATTGTATGGATGTTGAAGGGGCGAGGAAAaatgaggcagtgatcagtttTGGTCCGGAAGATTTAAAGGGGGTGAATCTACCCCAGAATGACGCCCTGGTTATCCAAGCCTGGGTAGccaattatgatattttgaGAGTCTTCGTGGACTCGGGCAGCTCTGTTAATGTTATCTTTAAAGACGCCTTCATGCAAATGGATTCGCAGGGCTATCACTTGGAAGCCATAGAGACTGCACTCTTTGGCTTTGCTAACCACGTGGTGTACCCGGAAGGGGAGATTGTGTTGCCACTAACACTGGGCTCCCCAGATCTTAAAAAGACGGTGATGACTTCTTTTAATGTGGTGGACTCCCCATCATCATACAACATCATTCTGGGGAGGCCTGCTATGAACGAATTAAAAGCCGTGGCATCCACCTACAACCAGAAGATCAAATTTCTTGTGGGAGCCCGG ATTCGGGCTGATCCGAGCAAAACCAGGAGGGAAGGGAAGAATGTGAGAGTTGATGAAGTGGGAGGAAGAGTATTGGTGAAGGGAGAG CAAGAGTTGATAGGGATCTCACCCCTGATATCGGAGCATCAATTGAATATTCTCCCGGGATCTCACCCAGTGAAACAGAAGAAGAGGCACTTTGGTCCTGAAAAGGACAAAGTTATTGATGAACAG TCCACCGGGAAGTGGAGAATGTGCGTAGATTTCCGCGACCTCAATAAAGCTTGCCCCAAAGACCATTACCCCCTGCCCCGGATTGATCAACTGGTGGATTCCACCTCGGGCTTTGAACTACTGAGTTTCATGGATGCCTACCAgggatatcatcaaattcccTTGGCCAAGAGTGATCAAGACAAAaccagcttcatcacctcgggaggtacattttgttatGTTGTAATGCTtttcgggttgaagaatgcaggggATACTTACCAGCGTCTCATGAACAGAGTCTTTGAGAAAGCAACTGGGCTGGAATGTGGAG TCTTGAGGGAGGCCCAACAATTTGGATGGGATGAGAAATGTGAACATGCCTTCCAGGACTTGAAGATTCATCTTGCAGAGCTCCCTGTATTGGTGAAGCCGGAGCCCGGGGAGAAGCTATTCGTTTATCTATCTACTACAGAGTATGCTGTTAGTTCAGTCATGATAAAAGAAGAAGGCTCTGATCAAAAGCCTGTCTATTATGTTAGCCATGCTCTAAGAGTCCCCGAGCTCCAGGtacagtga